Genomic window (Nymphaea colorata isolate Beijing-Zhang1983 chromosome 1, ASM883128v2, whole genome shotgun sequence):
GGACTGAGTCCAAATTAAGGATAAGATGGGCCATATTTCAGGTGGAATGGTAAAAAGCTTAGAAGTGTCCAACACCCATGAATACTTTTGCCTGGGAATTTCAGAAACAAGATCAATTAGTCTCCAATCTGCTTCGTGTACCATAGTCACGATATTCTTTTTCGCATAGAGTATTGTTGATGTGATTTTCCCTACCCGCATCTGATTCTggaaatgaataaaatttacTCATGAATTTGGTAATGTATACTTTGACATGATAATATCTGTTCTTTATACGTCCATCTTGAAGCCAGGGGGAAAAATAGAAACCTGCCAATGAGCAGCTAGCTTTTTGGTAGGAAGGGGGGTGCATAGGGAAAGGGTGAAACAAGAACAGGGGTAACTCGTGAACTCTAGGAAAGGTGGAAACCTTCACTCTTAAGGTCATCGTGCTGATGTCGCCAAGCTACTGAGATTAATGTGTGCATCTCTGAGCTTAATGAAACAGTAACTACTGAAAAGGATTTGATGCACATCTTTTAGCATCGTACAGAGATTTGCAATGATCTGTCATTTTGGTCAGGGTTTTGATTTTTGTTAAGCCTCCACCATGTTGTAGAAATAGATCTCCAAATTTCTGATATCTTGTTAATTGACGTTCTTCATCCAAATGGCTTCGTATTAGTGATTGCAGTGCTGTCTATGATAGTCCAGAATCCAGATGTAGGTACGACTTAAGGTGTCTGCTTGTTTGGCTAGTCACTGAATCTTGCTTATTCATGAATTTAGCTATTTTTCTATTGTATTTCTTTTGTATCTGTGCGTCAGTCCTAGCCAATGATAATGTCTGTTGATCAGGAACCAAGCGGCAGCTGCTGCAGAAGATTGGCCGGCATGAAACTCTTATTCAGCTTGATCCAGTTGACCTGCAGAAAAGCTTTGCGTCATCAAGGTTGGAGATTTTGGATGAACATCCTGAAAATTTCGCCAACTATCATGACAGCAGCAACGGGCATGACCTAAATGATGTAAAAACAGAAGATGTGGAGGAATGCATAAAGGAGATACTGAACGAGTTCTTGGATGCACCAACGAAGAGGCAATGGGGATCTTTTGAACTGCTTGTTATTGACATCTTGAGGGAAGAATTAAGCATTGGAAGTAAACTCGATGAAGAAGATTTGGTGAAAATTTCTAGTGAACGACTAAAAGAATGGTTTCTTCTGGAAAATCAGATAGAGGAGAGCAGGGAATTATGCGTGAAGGAAATGGAAGTGACTGAAGATTGGAGGAAATTTAtgatggaaaaagaagaaatggttTTGGAAATGGAGGTCACTGTTTTAAGAAGTTTGGTCGATGAGCTATTGCTGGACCTCATGGATTGAGCTCAGGTGAACCATGATTCTGCAGTTTGCACTGCCTTGACCACCATGTCCTCCATCTGTCTGCATGACATCATGGTGCTAAAGTACCAGACTGCAACAACAACTAGCCAGATCCTGCGCCATTGAACATCTCTTATATACACTCAACACAGTTCAGTTGTCATCAGAATATGGTCTGCTAGCTAAAGCAGCATCTGTAATCACGTTTCTGTTAGATCTTCAAAAGGTTGTACATACTTGGGGGTCTCATTTGTAAGCTGCAATTTTCCCCTACTCACAACTAAACCTTAGGTTTGCTTTCAAGTAGTGCTCTAACAAGGGTCATGTGACTCATGTGATGTCATTTGTATGTGTTTAATCGAACTTCTGCTGGAGAAGGTGTATGCCAAACAAGGATGCAGTCATCCTCAAaagggttggtgcaatggatgAGAAAGAGGCTAATAAGCGGGGAGAGTGTTCATCAGGACATCAACTTTCTATCCTGCAAAAGAGAGGATTGATACGAAATTTGAAATATAGCAGAGACATCATCTCGATGCACCGAAAGAAGGCCTAGTACCTTAGAAGGATGACGGGAATGATGGAGGCTTCGGGTCTCTTTTTGGgtagtaggatgaaatattcttcTTGCTCACCTCAAATAAGAATTTGACAAGGTAGTAGCCAGTCACAGCACATTGGCCTCACAATCTTACAAAAGATGAATCAGCATGAAATATGCATGGTCTTGCCTTAATAAGCATTCTAACATCTTCAACAATATGCAATTTCATCTATAAGAATATCTCAACAGATACGCTTACTTCATTCAATCAAGTGATGAGGTATCATCCACACAATCAACCTCATTCAATTCTTGCCATGAAAAGTAGATGCTCCCCTGAAATATGGATGGTTCAGATCAAACTGCGAAGAGGGGGTTCATGCCTTGCTCACTGAGGACAAATCCCACCCGACTGTGGCACGTCAAAAGTTttattggaaaaatgaaaaatcatattgtGATTACTTAAAAATTTCATGGAGTGCTCTCATTAAACCTAAGCTGGTGACCGAGTGCTCGATTTTGATTGTAGtgagtgctttttttttttttttgtcgttaTAAATGGGATGCACTCCATCTTATTGAGGAGCCGGGACTGTTCACTCCAGATCATACTCGTGCCGGAGAAGAACTATTGAAGAGAGCGGCGGCGCTCGTCGGCGGAGGAGCGGCTGCCGTCCGTCGATGGTTCCCGAGAGAGAAAGGGCGAGGGGAGGAAAACGCGTTTCCCTCCGTCGGGGAAGCGTTTCCGGATCGGTGGAGCGGGTCCGACTGATTTGCCCGTCCTACCAGACCCAGCTCCTCTTAGCAAATCAAACGCAGGGATTGGCGCTCTGTCCACGTCCGAGACAAACGGGGCGGTGGGTTCGAACAGTTCTGTTTCAAGTAATTTGTCACAAGCGACGGGGGGTGTTATTGTCATTGTGGTATGGGTTCCTTCTCTGGGACGACAGATTCTAGTGACTATGAAAGCCCCTTTTCCCTCGCAATCTCGTTCCCGTTCGACTCGGTCCCTCCCCTCTCCTGTTCCCTTGGGTAGGTAAtgtcttgtcaaaatttaaattctCACATATCTTCACCTTATTCGAATTTGTTCCGTTCGTCGGTTTTTTCCATTACGAGCATATGAGGCCCAGAGAGAAAACCGCGAAGTTTTGCGCTTGTCTGAAGGATTTCCATCTCTGTTTTGAAATCACAAGCGGAGCTAGCTCTGCTTTCAGTTCTGTTAAcgtctttttcacttttttttttaattcttctgAATTACTTTTCATTGTTTACTATCCCAAATCTCTGGATTATTGGAACAGAATGGatgattttctttctcccttttatGGCTTGTAGCAATTAACAAAGTGGGAAGTAGGGATTTCGAGCTGCTAGTGGGAGGTCGAATCAGAATGTGGCGAAAAGAAGAATAGGCAGCTGAAGGTGGAGGAGGACGAATTTGGTTGGGGAAACTTGGTTTCTGTTATGCGAATTCTATGGAGGGAGGGACAGACAGTGGGAGTGGATTTTTTGTCAGGCAGGACGAAAGCGTGTCCCTTGCATGGTCGTGGATCCTCGAAACCCTGGCTGATAGCAAGCAGGTTGATGTTTCCTTGCTTAAAGGCAAGTCGTGTTTTTAACCTCTTctccttttatttatttctttgcttCTTCCGTTTATTTTTTCCAGTTTTATCTGCGTTTTTCGTGCGTTCAAATCTTTACTTGTCGATAGGATTTTGTGCGACTTGttatttccttctttatttGTTCTAATTCAAGGCTCCTATCTTGAAATGTAAACATTTTGCACGCAAATTGAATTGAATTATGGTTGCAGCTTTGGTTTCTAGGATTCGGGGATTCGGTGGCAAATTGTTTGACAATGCCAGGGAAAGGATTTCTTTGAGATGCTTGGAGGAAATATTGGATTCAAGATCGTCAAATTTGGGTTGTGACCATTCTGTGAGTCCGATTTCATATTTGGACAGAATTGGTCCCTCTGAACGATGTGAAGATGCTTTTCTTCGATTATCCAAAGCggtaaaactaaatccaatgcttccattctttctttttcttccatgtgGGTATTCGGAATGTTTGATTGTGGTAGTGGTTTAAGGGTCTAGCATAATCTTGCTTGCTTAGAATGGTTCATGTTTTCATCCTTTTCTAATTATGGTATGTGTGGGGTGAAAAGATAATGATGTCATGGTCCCGTGGACCAGTTTTTCTCTACATATTTATTAAGTGAAGGAAAGTATTTGGCTACTTGCCATTATTTGAgctattatatataattgtgacTATTATCGTGTAACGAACTCCATTCTTCTGATTGTCTTTCGGTTTTTCTGCTACACACCTCAGCACCCTTGACTTATCTTGAACTTAAGACCTTATGCAGTTTCACTCTAGGCTGCTTTTTCAAAATGTGTGCTTTTGATTTGCAATAGGTTGAATGGTGAAGTTGGCACTTGGCATCTCGTTTGTTCTTAAGTTAAGTACCAGTTCATCTCTGCTAAAGGTGAAAGAGTGTCTTGtcaatcaaattcaaacatCTCTGGGTTTGTTTTGGATGTCTGCTGGTTGTGTGAAGAAACTGTAGCATGTGAAACTCTCCTACTCCATAAACAAACCCAGAGCTGAATGTTGTATTATCATCTGCCAAACTAGTTTGCCTATCTTATTTGCATGTAAGCtcctttcataattttttttagcattCATTGTGTGGGTATTTTCAAATGATTTAGAGGTTAGAAGTTAATGTTAGTTGTTACAAGCAATGCTGTAAACCAGCGCATCGTAACGTGTATTGGTCGGACCGACCTTATCGTAACGTATTGTAAGCATATAGCAAACATatcttaaaattttcttctaattcatagaaaataaaaaaaatcaagaaaaagagagaaaaattcagaaaaatcttgaaaaataaagaaaaatatgttctatataaaaaaactcattaGACACATAATGAACGTTCATGATTTATCATTCATGAGTAACGacacattaataaaataaagtcTAAGCTTTAAAGTATTTTACATCACATCAATACATATAATCCATAGTTGTTGACTGTCAAATGAGAactgaaataatgtttatgattaAATAACATCATGATTATTATTGATCGATACAATAATCAttatctttttcatctttatcctCATCCCTTCACACTGGTGATTTCTCCCTTAAGACAATGATTTTTTTggcaatttctttttcaaatggtGAAAACTCACCCTCCCACAACTCTTAGAAGTATTGAAAATGAAACGTGAggaatgttttgaaaaaatctcAACAAAACTGTGGGCATCAGTCCCCAATCTGAAAAATAGAGACTTTGCTGGGTGAGTTATGACTTACTGGGTTTATGTGCAATGAAATAtctataaaatgcaaaaaacttcAATAATAAGTTGGCTACAAATACATTATTAGTATATTCATAGGTATCTTCTGTGTAATACCATACAAATTtgatagcatatatgtatatttacaATTATGCACAATTTTTCACATCATTTGACGTCATTTACATAAGTGACTCAACTCAACTACACCAACCTGTTACTCGGCTTACTTGACCCAAACTAGGATGACTTCACCTGGTTGTTCCATGACTCGGCCAGATGATGtcaatttttggttttttcatttctttagacCAGGTTGAGGACTGCGTCACCAAGTCATCCGAGTAAACTTGGTTGACTCACCATGTTTTAAAAACTGGATAtgcaattttgaaatttcacaaaaattCTGATTGTTGGATGCCGGCAATATTTATCTGAAAACTAGATCAAggcacttttattttttgtcattcattttgaataaaatgATTCCTTATGTAATTTGCTTTTTTGCCTCTTTTGGTAAGCAAGTTAGTAGGGGCGTGGCAAACACGTGAATATCTTCTAAGCGATACTTCGTAGACACTGGAAACTTGACCTAGGCATCATAGTTCTAACTCAATTCtaagataataaaatatccAATTTTCATGTATTTATATGTTCATTGtatcattttaatcatttttccCTGTTCATTTCTCATCCAGTTCTTTTTTTATCACTCTTCTAGCAGTTTTTTTGTGTGTTATAGTTTAATTCTATGTTATCGTAATTCTTGCTTCTGAAGAATTTTAAGAttccttgttttttgctttccactttctatattttttacttgtttGCTTCCTTGCACTACGCCACTACCTTAGTTTGGATTGTAGCCAATAATGACAAAGACAGACATATTCCCAACATAAATTGAACATCTAAAATGCATGAGTTATATCATCAGATcttgattttcatacaaacctccTGTTTGTTTCTGCACCCCTACCTCTCTCCATAAAGCTCTTATTTTGTACTTGATTTATATCCtcttttccaaatttttctaCTCTTTAGGATTATCATGCAAACTAGATCTGGTCAGCTTTCAAAATTTATGAGACGAGGAGTACATATGTATCGAAGCGGGATTTTATGCCAGGactttttttgaagttttttcctGTATTCAATTCATGTGCTGATCACTATGCCATTGTTGGCTGGATGGAAAATGGTTGTTCAGGTACTACTTATACGGAGTGCTTGTCTGATTGACAGGTCTACTGTGGGCCTCTACAAACTGGTTAAAGTTATTGAGAATGATCATGGGAATTTAACAAACTTGAAGATTTATTGAGAGGCTTAGGCTTTTGGATACTATTCATTTGCACTAGATATATTACCTAGAAATTGCAAGGTTCAATTTTGTGGTTTAATtggcatttttcttgtttcacttATGGCTGAGAggtaattttctgaaaaattcaGGTACATTCTACGGCTAATAGCCAAAAGCAGTTGGAGCTGCTCAGACATGATGTACAGCAAAGAAGAACTTCCCTTGGTAAACCTCCTCTGGAGAAGGTAGTGTGACATTATTAGCTAGcctatttctgatttttgaggCTGGTAGCTGAAAGataatgcacacacacacactctctctctctctctctctcatatcttTGCACACATGGCAAACTTTTTTAATCACCTGTGAATTCtggaatttcttttcttttctaacttCAGCATCTGCTTTCTCAGATTTTGGAAGGTGTTTCGGACAGAGAAAATGAAAGCCAAGTGAGCAATCGGGGAGATCCCACAAGCACTGATGGACCTAGACCCTCAAAAAGGTGTAAAAGGACATGTGTTCAGCTCTTGAAGGAGCTTGCTGCTGGATCAATTCCTGATGCCAGGCATGATGTTTCTTCAGAAACGGAGGAACTTGGGCCTTCTGAAAGGTGTCAAACCTTTGACGTCCATGATATCCAGCTCCCAAAGGAGAATAATGATGCACCAGTTTCTTGTGCAGAGCTTGATGTACCACAAACTAGAGAGCAGTCCAATCAACAGGGCATATGCCATGGTGATAAAGCCAGAACTAGGAAGGCCCATTTTCTTGAATCGGACACTACAGTGATGCATAAAGAGGACCAGTTGTCCCATAGAGAGAAGCACAAAGCTCCTGCCCCTCAAAGCCAAAAATCTGTTGACGATGCCTCCACCAATGATGTATTTGCTCATGAGGTTTCTCATGGTAATGGCATAATACCAGAAACATCAAGAAGCAGCGGTGGGTTTTCTGATGCCGTCCCTGTTCTGAGCCAACGTGTTGGCCAAAATGAAGGCTTGCATGCTGGGACAAGCACGTTACCAAGTTTTGGAGGCCCCGTTGATCATGCCTCTCTTACTGTTGGGAGTGAACAAGGATTTTGCATCAAGTGCAATGAAGGTGGAAACTTGCTTTCTTGTGATAGTATAGGATGTCCAATTTTGGTACATGACTCATGCTTGGGTTCATCTGCAAGTTTTGACAACAGTGGCAAATTCTACTGTCCATACTGCTTATACAGGCTTGCTGCAGCTGCATACAGAGAAGCAAAGGAGAAAGTTTCACTAGCCCGAAAAGCATTATTATCTTTCATGAGGACAGATCTGACAGATAGGCAACTAGAAGAGGGACCTACGCACAGGGTTAAAGCACATTCTGCCCATTCTCAAGAGGCACTAGCAAATCACGTTGGTTGCTCTGATGAGAATGGTGAAATTAAGCAACAGCGAGCAGATTGCCTGCTTCCTAAAGATGTCCGCTGTAGTGATGGAAGATCATTCTGTGAAGGGGCAGAAAATGGTGACAATGATCAATTTGCACTAAATGgcaaaaaagaaactaaatgtCCAGAACAGACAGACAGGTCTCTTGATGATGCAGACAAGACTGAAGAAAATACTGTTGAAAGCCAAAAGAAAGACAGTGAATCCCCCTCCAGTACACTCAGGGTATCTCGTAGAAGACCAGCTAAGCGCTAGTAAGTTCGGATGACATTCTCTATATATGCGTATCATCTTAGCATGTTAAAACTTGTACTATGGCCTATatcaaaaaaattcttttaccaAATAGTGGGTCTTGGATACTTGGAAAACTCtgcttatatatgtattttcTGGATTTTCTCTTGCAGTGCAAACAGCATGTTTCCTTATTTGAGGCGAAAGAAACTCCCATGGAccaaagaagaggaagacgctTTGAAGGTATGCCACTACATAAATTACTTAAATCTTTTCTTAAGCTTATCACATCGGGTAACTCAGGTTTATCTTCTTGTAATTTTACTATGTTTggcatttcatacttttttgTGTTGGGTTTACAGCAATCCATGTGTGTTTTTGAGTTAGCTTGGTGCCTGGTGGTTTACTTTGTTTAGGTTGTGGACAGTCCGCTCTTTTGTTCTCTGCCTTCCGATTTTGCTGTTAATGGTTATGGGTGTTCTGCACTTCCCATGTAGCTGATTGCATGGATTCATGCTT
Coding sequences:
- the LOC116247863 gene encoding uncharacterized protein LOC116247863, with the protein product MEGGTDSGSGFFVRQDESVSLAWSWILETLADSKQVDVSLLKALVSRIRGFGGKLFDNARERISLRCLEEILDSRSSNLGCDHSVSPISYLDRIGPSERCEDAFLRLSKAVHSTANSQKQLELLRHDVQQRRTSLGKPPLEKILEGVSDRENESQVSNRGDPTSTDGPRPSKRCKRTCVQLLKELAAGSIPDARHDVSSETEELGPSERCQTFDVHDIQLPKENNDAPVSCAELDVPQTREQSNQQGICHGDKARTRKAHFLESDTTVMHKEDQLSHREKHKAPAPQSQKSVDDASTNDVFAHEVSHGNGIIPETSRSSGGFSDAVPVLSQRVGQNEGLHAGTSTLPSFGGPVDHASLTVGSEQGFCIKCNEGGNLLSCDSIGCPILVHDSCLGSSASFDNSGKFYCPYCLYRLAAAAYREAKEKVSLARKALLSFMRTDLTDRQLEEGPTHRVKAHSAHSQEALANHVGCSDENGEIKQQRADCLLPKDVRCSDGRSFCEGAENGDNDQFALNGKKETKCPEQTDRSLDDADKTEENTVESQKKDSESPSSTLRVSRRRPAKRYANSMFPYLRRKKLPWTKEEEDALKEGVRKFPAVAGNGYPWTRILEYGRHVYHKTRTPIDLKDKWRNIQRRDLPKQR